The genomic window CAAAAAACAACGGCGCCGGATTCTCCTTATCGGCCTGGCCCTGGCGGCGGTTATTGCCGGAGCCTCGCAGCTGATCGGCAAGGATGATACCTGGAAACGGTTCGGGGAAACGGATGCGCCGATGGCCTCCCGGGTTCGTTACACCAGCCAGAGCATAAAACTCTTTGCCGATTATCCGTTGACCGGTGTCGGCTTTGGCAATTTTCAGTACGCTTTTCCCCGGTACCAGTCCCCTGAGGATACCCGGCAGTTTATCGAGCATGCCCACAACGACTGGGTCCAGCTGCTGGCCGAGGGAGGCCTGGCCGGCTTCTCTTTGTTTCTGGCCGGGGCAATATTCTATATCCGCGCGCTCCTCCGGCAATGGCGTGTTCAGCGAGATCCCTTTGCCCGGACCATGGGCACGCTTTCCCTGACCGCTATTATCTATATGGCCGTCCATTCCCTGTTTGATTTCAATCTGCATGTGCCGGCCAATGTCCTGCTTTTCATTGCCATGCAGGCAATCGGCCTGGCCGCCATGCGGATCCGGGAAAGGCGGTCGCGAACAAGATATCCGTATTGGCTCCTGCCGCTTAAGGGCAGAGGCGGTATTGTGTCGGGGCTTTTACTTGTCCTGATCCTGTGGGCCGGGGGAACCGCTATCCGCCATTTTGCGGCGGAGACCTACTGCAACAGCGTACTCAACACCACCTTGAAACGGGACCCGGCACCGCCTTCAAAGGATATCCAGGAGGCCATTGCCTGGGATGGCGGCAACAGTGCCTACTGGTTCAAGCTGGCGGGCAGCTTTCAGGAGCAGCGCAAGGAGATCAAGCCGACCAACGAGTTTGACATCCGGCAACAGGAGGTACTTACCCTGGTGATCCGGAATCTGCTTGAACAGGCCATTCGTTTGAATCCCTTTAGCGCCGCCTACCTGGAGACCCTTGGCTGGGAATACACCTCCATGTGGCGGGCGCCGGATTTTGAGGAAAAATGGCTGCCCAGGGCAGACCAGGCCATGGAAAAGGCCGAGTTGCTCGCCGGCGACACCTTTCCCAAACTTCTCCTGGACATCGGCAATTACTGGATTTACCGGTCAAAACGATCCCCCGAAGGCGAGGAGGACTGGCAGCATTTTGCGGATAAAGCGGCGCATGACTATAGCCGCTCGTATCTTTTGGAAGAAAATGATAAAAAAAAGGAAATCTATTCGTCAATTATGCACTATGTGACCACAATGTATCCGGGGGACTCGCTGATGAGCAGAAAAATTCGGGAGGGGCTTGGGGAGAGATAGTTAATGGTTATTTGTTATTGATGTAAGGTTTCGGTAAACCCCGCACGTTTGAGGTTGGACCGGGAAAGGGGTTTTCTTATACCGAACGGTGTAGCGGACCCTGAGCCGCGGCCGTGACGGCAAAAGCGGAATTTGAAACAACTTCGGCATGATATGCTTATGGATTCCGAATCGCCGTTGCGGCGAAGCGAGTTCCTGCTTGATAGCCTGTTTATGAACAGCCAGCCCTTCTCAATGGAGCGGCCGTTGGTAGAAGAAGACCCCCTTTCCCGACAGGAGGGGGTTTACTGAATGTCTACGGCCGTTGTGCAGGTCAGAACGGCAAGAGCCCCGGAAACCGGCAAAGGACTCCCAACATGAAAAAACTGTTTTTCTCAATACTCTCGGCTGGCCTCTTCCTGCCCCTCGCCCTCCATGCCGGCTGCATTGACGGCGATTGCCAGAACGGCCGGGGGACCATGCTCTCCGCCGACGGCACCATCTATGTGGGCCAGTGGAAGGATGGCGTCCACCACGGCCAGGGCAGCCTGTTCCTGCCCGACGGCACATTTATCAAGGGAGAGTTTGCCAAGGGTTCCTTGGTGAAAGACAGTGAAGAAACAGCGGCCACTGTCCCCCGGGCCCGGGCCGGCGCTGTTGCGCAACCCCCTGGCACCTATCCCGAGGCGTCGACCAGGCTGCTGACCGAGACGGACCTGGCCGGCCTGAACGCCGCGGAGTTGAAACTGATGCGCAACGAGATCTTTGCCCGCCATTCCTATATCTTCACCTCGTCGGCCCTGAAGAAACATTTTGCCGAACAGCCCTGGTATACCCCCCGGTTCAAAGAGGTCTATTCCAGACTGAGCGCCATGGAAAAGGCGAACATCAAGCTTATCGTCAACCGCACCAAACAGCTCAGATAAAGCCGGCGCCGATAATATGGACAGACCGGTTATGCGCGATTATTTTTAACGGCCATGCAGGGCGAGATGGATTTTCCGGGCCAGGGCCTGGTTGTAGCCGTGGGAGGTCATGTTGGCCACCACCCGCCCCTGGACCGGGTAGCCGACCAGGAGCAGATCGCCGATCAGGTCCAGTATCTTGTGGCGGACGAACTCATCCGGAAAACGGAGGCTGGTGTTGATCACCTTGCCGTCATGGATGATGATATGGGAGTTGAGGTAGCCGCTGCCGACCATGCCCATCTTCTGGGCCATGTCGATGTTTTCAAAGGTGTTGAAGGAGCGGGCCGGGGCGATCTCCTTGTCAAAGGAGCCGGTGGCGGCATTAAAGGTGTACTCCTGCTCAAAGATGGGAGCGGGATAATTCACCCGCATCCTGACCTCAAAGCCGTCAAAGGGCTCAACGTACAGATATTTTTCATCCGGGTCCTCGATTCCCACCTGGATCCGGTCCCGGATCACCACCTCCCGGCGCATCACGTTCTGCTCAACAACCCCGGCCTCTTCGATCATACGGCAGAAATCGGTTGCCGAGCCGTCGATGTTGGGCACCTCTTCGTCGGACTTGATCAGCACGTTGGAAATCCCGGCCATGCTGAGCGCGGCCATGAGATG from Desulfobacterales bacterium includes these protein-coding regions:
- a CDS encoding O-antigen ligase family protein, with translation MDRAAFILILAVLVLSPLPFGSVHTYAYTLLFVLILAASLLLLAHNLLEGRGSRPFSIKLPDTPFSPLFLLMLIFLIIQIVPLPGFLIGLLNPEAIALNPDVSSLAPYVHPVRLSLVRWIVYGFFFYALLQTLNSRKRIELTLIIILLSAAINSLYGIYGFYLGANRVWWVTKLGQTVSGTFLNRNHFGAFMALAILLGVTYLFAIGRQRDSGGHLTWRQQLIRSLTNEQLFGKRIFIASCVLAAGLGLILSASRGAILALAVSLPAFLVPYFQNKKQRRRILLIGLALAAVIAGASQLIGKDDTWKRFGETDAPMASRVRYTSQSIKLFADYPLTGVGFGNFQYAFPRYQSPEDTRQFIEHAHNDWVQLLAEGGLAGFSLFLAGAIFYIRALLRQWRVQRDPFARTMGTLSLTAIIYMAVHSLFDFNLHVPANVLLFIAMQAIGLAAMRIRERRSRTRYPYWLLPLKGRGGIVSGLLLVLILWAGGTAIRHFAAETYCNSVLNTTLKRDPAPPSKDIQEAIAWDGGNSAYWFKLAGSFQEQRKEIKPTNEFDIRQQEVLTLVIRNLLEQAIRLNPFSAAYLETLGWEYTSMWRAPDFEEKWLPRADQAMEKAELLAGDTFPKLLLDIGNYWIYRSKRSPEGEEDWQHFADKAAHDYSRSYLLEENDKKKEIYSSIMHYVTTMYPGDSLMSRKIREGLGER
- a CDS encoding YARHG domain-containing protein, which translates into the protein MKKLFFSILSAGLFLPLALHAGCIDGDCQNGRGTMLSADGTIYVGQWKDGVHHGQGSLFLPDGTFIKGEFAKGSLVKDSEETAATVPRARAGAVAQPPGTYPEASTRLLTETDLAGLNAAELKLMRNEIFARHSYIFTSSALKKHFAEQPWYTPRFKEVYSRLSAMEKANIKLIVNRTKQLR